The stretch of DNA CTCTTCGGTGGTCACCAACGGTATTTGCATCCTACCAACATCAGTGAAACTTCGAGCTTGAAATTCCCGCGGTGGATGCGCCATCATCGTCTCCAAGGCTGCCTCAAAGATGCTGCTCACGTTGAGACCGACTATTCCCAGCATTAGATATATCCACCTGCTGGAACTGCTCCTCGGCCAAGGCAACCGAAAGGACTGGCCCAGTATGCCACGTAAAGCTTTGTCGTTCAGCAGGAAGTCCGCTAGATGAACATCTCGATTGGTAAACTTCCGCAGGAGGCTCAAAACAAAGCCATAGGTAAAAACTATACCCACAGCCAGGAGCATATTGGAAACGCTGCTCAAGAGAAAGTATATGTCCCTAAGGGGAATTTCCTGGGCCACCGGGATCATCAGGCAAATGTGGGTCAACTCCAAGGGATAACTGGTGCGGGACAATTGCTCCGCGCGCTCTACCATCGAAATACTGGCAGGAACGTCGATGGACATGCTTTTGCCCAGCTCCTGGAGGTCACTCGCATGGAGAAAGCGTCCAGGGGTCACCGTTTCAGCAAGCTGCAGAGTAGCGTTGAGCTTCCAGGCCAGCACTTGGATGAAGCGACCCACGGATCCGGCTAGGACTTGCTTACCCGTCCTTCTGTCCACATAGAGAATGGAACGGGGAAGCCATTGGTCGGGCATGACAATCAGAGGATGACCTTGCATGTTGGGGAATTCCTGGGCGAAGATAGTTGATGATTGAAGAGGGAGTTGCTCTGTTTGAAAGCTAGGATATAGGTGATATCTGTAAAAGTGAAGATGCTCATCTGCAGCCGAGAGTCCAACTATGTTTGGGATTCGGCGATAACAGCAGGTTTCTAGAAGTGAGTCCATTCTGGTTCGATTGAAGTATCTATTGGATACATAGAATAGCGTCTTTTGATTGGGAAAatctttcaaaaaattgatttgtttttggAGTAACTCTTGATCCTGCTGCAGTTCCAGCCCAGGCAGGCAAAAAAGGTGTAGCGGTCGAGAAATCTCTtggattttaataaaagtttcGCCACCTGAAAGGACTACCACTGGTATAGTTAGATTCTGATAGATTTCCTTCACCAAGGTATGTGGACAATAATCATTTTGGATTATTATCGCAGAAAGCGTATATTCTTCCGCTGCTCTAGAGATGAAATCGACAGTAGATCCACTAATTAGGACGGGAATCCAAAATAGAACCAGTGCCGTCCACATGTCCTTTCAACTATGTGTTGCCCACCACAATGTCCtcctttatttataaaaaaataaatgctacGTCAGACGTGTTACGCCCCCGATGATAACACAAAATTACCATTGTTTGTAATATGCATATCTCAAAATATGTAATCTTTGTTATTTTGTTACAGTTGCTAAATAGTTAATGTTGTGTGTTGTcgtggggggcgtggcaaatcAAACTGATAAGCCGCCCATTACATTTGATCTGTTCTACAATTATTTGTCCGTTTCCTgctgcaaataaatattacaaataggtagtaaaataaataggtatttataCGTCTTAATTATACgtgttttgtgtgtatatatgtcTGCTTTCTCTAGGTACTTAAGTCACGGTGAACGATGAACCAATTGCCAATTATCAATTACCAAGTTTGCCAATTGCGTTGCATCTGAGAGAGCGAAAAAGAGAGGGGATTGCACTTAAAGAGGATCTGGGTTGGGGagattcgaaattcgaaacgAAGTACATCATGGAGATCGCCTGTATAACTAAGGTAGAATCTTTAGCCTAAACACAATGTTAATTTGCACTAAACGGAATGTTAAATACACATAGAGAATGTCACGAGATTGATCTACTAACAAGGTTAGCTTGGGgttataacaaaataaataaaataaaataataatctttCAGGGGAGCTCAGATAACGCTGCTTAAATTTGAGCCTGCTACGGATCCGTGGTTGTTCTTTTGAGGCGTTGTTGTCGGCGTCGTCGACGTGGTCACCCCATTTGCTATCCCAACATCGAGCAATTGCAGCAGCCTTTGCCGCGTGCGCTTGTCGCTGACACAAATGCACTGGATGAGGTTGTTCAACTGTTTGAGGGAGTACTCATCCCCCAGTCGCTGCTGTTCAATCCACTGCTCAAACTGCTCTGGCGCAAAGTAGTAGGTCTTGATGAACACATCCACGTACGAGCGATGCTGTGGATACTTTTGGTTCGATATGAGCTCGAGGAACGACATGAAGTTCGCAAAGTCCAGCTGCATAAGAGCGCGTCCGCCAGCAGAGCATTTCTTCACATTggagaaactaaaaaatataacattttatagATAAATCCTTCTCAGTAAAGATTGATAATCCTTACCCCTCTACCAACAAATGCGTGGCCACATGGGCCATGGAATTCCACACGTGTTTGCTAGGCACAGGCACCTCCTTGGCAATCTCCTCCAGACACATGGCAAAGCTTTGTATGTTCTGCAATTAAAGGTTATAAGTAAATGCATtccattttcttattattttttcctacCCTATTTAAAACATCACTGTAGCTGCTGTGCTGATGAATTACATGATTCACATCCCACTTGACCTTGGCCATCTGCGCCAGAATGGATGACAAATCGATGACGCGCGACGTGACGCAGGTGTAAACGGGTTTGCCCAGATCGAGCATATAATCGCTGTACTCCAGGTAGCTGGCCAGCGTTGGACGCTCTGCCAGGGGCAGCAGGTGGTTGAGATAGTGCTGGAGAATGTGGAACTGCTGCAGCATGCTGCGACCCGCCTCAACGGCCACGATGCGCTGCGACAGGCCGTAAAGTGTGTCCGGATTAGCCAGCTCGTTGTTAGCCTGCAAAAGGATTTGTTAAAGATTTAAACTAAGGAACAGGATGATTTCCAATTACCAGAGAGGAAAAGTTAAGGGGCCATAGCTTGATTTGAGGCAGGACGTTAGCCTCCACCGAGCGCAAACGTTGCTCCAATCGTGAAGTATACATATTCTCTGTTGCCACGGGCTGAAATAAGATATTCCGTTTAGCAAGTTTAAACACATATTGCCGTATAAATATCTACCGCATCCTTTCCGAAGATTTCGTGTACAGCGTAAACGTAAAAGTCAATAAGCTCTAAAATGCAAGCCACAATCCTCGGAGAGATGCAGTGCAATAGCTTGCACATCTGCAGATATTTTCCAATAATTCGCAGCACGTTCAAAGCAGTGTTGTTTACCAGCAGTTGACTGAAAAAAACCTCCATTAAAAAGAATTCCTGGGTGAGGTTACAGGGATATTACTTGCTAGTGTCGTCGAACTCCTTGCTTTGCAAACTCTTCTGCTCGTCATCGCTCTCCTCGCTGAAGTAACAGGAGGCTTCGTCCACAATGCCGGACAGAATATCCTCCTCCAACATGGCTGCGTCTAGTCCACCATCGAAAGGCGAACTCTTTTCGGAGAATCGCAGAAAATATCCATAGGAACCATAAATGGAGCTGCCGCCATCCTGGGAGTGCACGGAAACCAGCTCGTCGCAGTTATTATTGCTGATTGGAGAGTTGTTCGATGAGGCCAGCAAAGCTGCTGTCGGGGATTTGTGGCGTCGCAGAGTGTGCCGAACCGATCGAAATTCCTACAACGAATTTACGACAGATATTAAGCTGATATCATACATTTTTCAATAACACTTACAGGCAATTGCAGGATATGCGAAAACGAATCAACCTGCGTCCAAGACTCGTTGTCCAGGAACAGGCAGATCTCCTCCACACAGCAGATATGGTAGCGCCTGAAAAACTCCTCGCTCTGCTGCTGCATCGTTTCGATCAGCTTTTCCGACTGCTCGCCGCAGAACTCCAAGCCCACCTTTTTTAG from Drosophila takahashii strain IR98-3 E-12201 chromosome 2R, DtakHiC1v2, whole genome shotgun sequence encodes:
- the Ir54a gene encoding uncharacterized protein Ir54a, translating into MWTALVLFWIPVLISGSTVDFISRAAEEYTLSAIIIQNDYCPHTLVKEIYQNLTIPVVVLSGGETFIKIQEISRPLHLFCLPGLELQQDQELLQKQINFLKDFPNQKTLFYVSNRYFNRTRMDSLLETCCYRRIPNIVGLSAADEHLHFYRYHLYPSFQTEQLPLQSSTIFAQEFPNMQGHPLIVMPDQWLPRSILYVDRRTGKQVLAGSVGRFIQVLAWKLNATLQLAETVTPGRFLHASDLQELGKSMSIDVPASISMVERAEQLSRTSYPLELTHICLMIPVAQEIPLRDIYFLLSSVSNMLLAVGIVFTYGFVLSLLRKFTNRDVHLADFLLNDKALRGILGQSFRLPWPRSSSSRWIYLMLGIVGLNVSSIFEAALETMMAHPPREFQARSFTDVGRMQIPLVTTEEDLHTLVDLHLALLVVNVSEYHHLRNGRNSSNAYFASRLHWTLFSEQQKRFSREIFIYSMDACLWSLALLSFQWPQSSLFADPVSKLILDVRANGLYQFWVGMHHYDMVEAGLASLEDPSLRIDEIKQTNALRLVDLQWVWLAYGTLLGISLLVFLLEVFWSYLIIYTFIG
- the Vps50 gene encoding syndetin, with the translated sequence MQNSKAKMDEFKSKFLDILHKQTNRQMKIPAMGFSDYFIQTVTTDASPSQETDTTDAAASTSSETNAQKSDQEILEGIEQCYYSPDSNPQLYELKKVLNDGIDNELIEVTIAQLRTQQKVLTKQVLQNILEQRNACSSEFAAINDTQKKLEESLWTCQKARSYLNFARTNLTTTSLEILASYRKREVLKEVLDTLVAIKRLRTTDVEVQKLLADHNYSAAIALLLQCKSSAEAYMQFNCVQSLSKKLQETMLLMEFQLDTVLNEMVLGFDGRKYAKLQEAYKLANKSLMAMDQLHINYISAIHSSVNAVLRGYSDLGQDDQAKPLYEQLCEQLSVEKLLPCLISLCKTFWTILASYYQVVMWHNNYKLYGQEEEDSPDVYIQQKLKKGQSRVWNDILTKVCLFLQAAKLTALKYDQFIQVLSVVQRLKKVGLEFCGEQSEKLIETMQQQSEEFFRRYHICCVEEICLFLDNESWTQVDSFSHILQLPEFRSVRHTLRRHKSPTAALLASSNNSPISNNNCDELVSVHSQDGGSSIYGSYGYFLRFSEKSSPFDGGLDAAMLEEDILSGIVDEASCYFSEESDDEQKSLQSKEFDDTSNQLLVNNTALNVLRIIGKYLQMCKLLHCISPRIVACILELIDFYVYAVHEIFGKDAPVATENMYTSRLEQRLRSVEANVLPQIKLWPLNFSSLANNELANPDTLYGLSQRIVAVEAGRSMLQQFHILQHYLNHLLPLAERPTLASYLEYSDYMLDLGKPVYTCVTSRVIDLSSILAQMAKVKWDVNHVIHQHSSYSDVLNRNIQSFAMCLEEIAKEVPVPSKHVWNSMAHVATHLLVEGFSNVKKCSAGGRALMQLDFANFMSFLELISNQKYPQHRSYVDVFIKTYYFAPEQFEQWIEQQRLGDEYSLKQLNNLIQCICVSDKRTRQRLLQLLDVGIANGVTTSTTPTTTPQKNNHGSVAGSNLSSVI